In Pangasianodon hypophthalmus isolate fPanHyp1 chromosome 29, fPanHyp1.pri, whole genome shotgun sequence, one genomic interval encodes:
- the junbb gene encoding junB proto-oncogene, AP-1 transcription factor subunit b, producing MSTKMEQPFYHDDSFLLGYGHTDAALHDYKLQKQQQQQSMSLSSLNEPYRSLKSDPVYHASHADVGSLKLASPELERLIIQNSNGVLTSPTPPGQYHLYGHRSITDEQEGFAEGFVKALDELHKMNQPPPNVSIGAGGVTTCSVAAPSAFGSALQPEAPVYTTLNPYCPSLVSTTTATSSYPSATISYLPPAHADASTHAYQNPLAGGVHPAQRFVALKEEPQTVPDMHSSDGTPPVSPIDMESQERIKAERKRLRNRLAATKCRRRKLERIARLEDRVKVLKTDNAGLSSTASLLREQVAQLKQKVLRHVSSGCQLMLTSKMEAF from the coding sequence ATGTCCACAAAAATGGAGCAGCCTTTTTACCATGACGACTCTTTTCTGTTGGGTTACGGCCACACGGACGCCGCGCTGCACGACTACAAGCtccagaagcagcagcagcagcagtccaTGAGCCTGAGCAGCCTGAACGAGCCGTACCGCAGCCTCAAGTCCGACCCGGTGTACCACGCGTCTCATGCGGACGTCGGCTCTCTCAAGCTGGCGTCTCCGGAGCTGGAGAGGCTGATCATCCAGAACAGCAACGGAGTGCTGACCAGCCCCACGCCTCCGGGTCAGTACCATCTATACGGCCACCGCTCCATCACAGACGAGCAGGAGGGCTTCGCGGAAGGCTTCGTGAAGGCGCTGGACGAGCTGCACAAGATGAACCAGCCCCCGCCCAACGTGTCGATCGGCGCGGGCGGGGTGACGACGTGCTCGGTGGCGGCTCCCTCCGCGTTCGGCTCCGCCCTGCAGCCAGAAGCTCCGGTCTACACCACGCTCAACCCTTACTGCCCGAGCCTCGTCTCGACCACTACAGCCACCTCGAGCTATCCGTCAGCCACCATCAGCTACCTGCCTCCGGCGCACGCAGACGCGTCCACGCACGCATACCAGAACCCTCTGGCTGGTGGCGTTCATCCCGCACAGCGCTTCGTGGCTCTCAAAGAGGAACCGCAGACGGTGCCAGACATGCACAGCAGCGACGGCACGCCGCCCGTTTCTCCCATCGACATGGAGAGCCAGGAGCGCATCAAGGCAGAGCGCAAGCGCCTGAGGAACCGACTCGCCGCCACCAAATGCCGCCGGCGCAAGCTGGAGCGCATCGCGCGTCTCGAGGACCGCGTCAAGGTGCTCAAGACGGACAACGCGGGCCTGTCGAGCACCGCGTCGCTCCTGCGCGAGCAAGTGGCGCAGCTCAAGCAGAAGGTCCTGCGGCACGTAAGCAGCGGCTGTCAGCTCATGTTGACCAGCAAGATGGAGGCTTTCTGA